From a region of the Paenibacillus segetis genome:
- a CDS encoding nucleotide pyrophosphohydrolase, with amino-acid sequence MKEKSLAELQREVDDYISQFKEGYFSPLSMLARMSEEVGELAREVNHTYGEKPKKDSEPDNSIELELGDILFITICFANSLGIDLAEAHDKVMHKFSTRDANRWSKKDTE; translated from the coding sequence TTGAAAGAAAAATCTCTTGCAGAACTGCAACGCGAAGTCGATGATTACATCTCCCAATTCAAAGAGGGTTATTTTAGCCCGCTAAGCATGTTAGCTCGTATGAGTGAAGAAGTTGGTGAGCTTGCACGTGAAGTGAATCATACTTATGGTGAGAAGCCCAAGAAAGATAGTGAACCGGATAATTCCATTGAACTTGAACTGGGTGATATTTTGTTCATTACTATTTGTTTCGCAAATTCACTGGGAATCGACCTGGCTGAAGCGCATGATAAAGTGATGCACAAATTTTCAACTCGTGACGCTAATCGCTGGAGTAAAAAGGACACCGAATAG
- a CDS encoding YitT family protein, which yields MNTNRLTNYIKPVLAILLGTAIYAFGLLYFIIPNKLMEGGVTGVTILLNYAFNISPSLSNFVLNVPLFLVGWKILGGRQIVYTGVGISSLTFFLWLFERLIETGWIVPFTTERDYILVSLYAGVTLGAGLGIVFRFGGTTGGSDIVARILGRKYGWSMGQIILSIDIIIIGLSLIYIKKENILYTLVAVYIASKVIDFIQEGAYSAKAFTIISDYAPEIADIITKDMERGVTLIPAIGAYSKQAKHMAYCVVSRQEIRRLTTIAKSVDPRAFIIISEVHDVHGEGFKEE from the coding sequence ATGAATACTAACAGGTTAACCAACTATATCAAACCAGTGCTGGCAATATTACTTGGTACCGCGATCTATGCTTTCGGGCTACTCTATTTCATTATACCCAATAAATTGATGGAAGGCGGGGTTACAGGGGTTACTATTTTACTAAATTATGCCTTTAATATCTCCCCCTCACTCTCGAACTTTGTTCTAAACGTCCCACTATTTCTTGTAGGGTGGAAAATTCTTGGTGGACGCCAGATCGTATATACTGGAGTTGGAATTTCATCACTTACATTTTTTCTGTGGTTGTTCGAAAGATTGATTGAAACCGGATGGATCGTTCCGTTTACAACTGAACGTGATTATATCCTCGTTTCTTTATATGCTGGGGTAACTTTAGGAGCTGGGCTTGGCATTGTGTTCCGTTTCGGTGGTACAACCGGTGGTTCTGATATCGTAGCACGAATATTAGGACGTAAGTATGGATGGAGTATGGGACAAATAATCCTCAGCATCGATATCATTATTATTGGACTATCACTTATATACATTAAGAAGGAAAACATCCTTTATACACTTGTTGCAGTATACATAGCCTCAAAAGTTATCGATTTTATTCAAGAAGGAGCCTATTCCGCCAAAGCCTTCACCATTATAAGCGACTACGCTCCTGAAATTGCGGATATTATTACGAAGGATATGGAACGTGGGGTTACTCTAATTCCAGCTATCGGCGCATACTCCAAACAAGCCAAACATATGGCATATTGTGTAGTATCCAGACAGGAGATAAGACGTCTAACCACAATCGCCAAATCAGTCGATCCTAGGGCATTCATCATTATCAGCGAGGTACATGATGTTCACGGTGAGGGATTTAAAGAAGAATAA
- a CDS encoding helix-turn-helix transcriptional regulator yields MVHAKRQFNVFDIIICINGTLYMEENGIQYDIEEGMMLVLEPGKEHRGYRPTDADTEVYWIHFQYPPTSKPMLVEKNNWQQPLLNRTDQDTEAHPGMVDVPKFTAIDLRIIRPLLKEMIKVHSVLSAYRSYELQTLFGRFLMELQNGMRKSSPQARSLFLGEKVASYLADHLELPFDSIQMESDLHYHFDYLARCLKQYSGMSPLQYRHHLQIERAKQLLVHSELPLIEIGEQCGFRDNNYFTRLFKRQTSFTPGEYRKRYQFIVMD; encoded by the coding sequence GTGGTACATGCCAAACGTCAATTTAACGTATTTGACATCATCATATGTATCAATGGCACACTCTATATGGAGGAGAACGGGATTCAATATGACATCGAAGAAGGCATGATGCTGGTACTTGAGCCTGGAAAGGAACATCGCGGCTACCGTCCGACCGATGCTGATACCGAGGTTTATTGGATTCATTTTCAATATCCCCCGACCTCGAAACCGATGCTCGTCGAGAAGAATAATTGGCAGCAACCTTTGCTGAACCGAACGGATCAGGATACCGAGGCACATCCGGGCATGGTGGACGTTCCCAAGTTCACTGCCATAGATTTGCGTATCATTAGACCGCTTCTAAAGGAAATGATAAAAGTACATAGCGTGCTTTCTGCGTACCGCTCCTACGAACTGCAAACTTTATTCGGCCGCTTTCTCATGGAACTGCAAAACGGCATGAGAAAGAGCAGCCCGCAAGCCCGCTCCCTTTTTCTCGGCGAGAAAGTAGCTTCCTATTTGGCAGACCACCTGGAGTTGCCCTTTGACTCCATACAAATGGAAAGCGACCTGCACTACCATTTCGATTATTTAGCGCGCTGTTTGAAGCAGTATTCAGGAATGAGTCCCCTGCAATATAGGCATCATCTTCAGATTGAACGTGCCAAACAACTATTGGTGCATTCGGAACTACCCCTGATCGAAATCGGTGAACAATGCGGATTTCGTGATAATAACTATTTTACGCGCCTGTTCAAACGCCAAACTTCATTTACGCCAGGAGAGTACCGAAAGCGATATCAGTTCATTGTTATGGATTAA
- a CDS encoding alpha-L-fucosidase, with translation MDNQDLVQRQRWFVNQRLGMFIHFNSATFQFAETEMKDWEYGHENQDEPRRFPFDPKAWNPDQLDCKQWAKAAKSAGMKFAALTAKHHEGFSLWPTRYTEHCIRNATSPRDVVKEYLDAFRQEGIDAGLYFSMLDLHHQIGRKKCTPDDKQFIKNQIEELLTSYGDIPFLIIDGWNAHWGGPNYEDLPFDEINDLVKRLQPKCLLMNISCESTLDHTDIVFYENAAGQEIEDSFAGPGASCNILTETWFWRATDTTMELKTTDWVLDKVLDANKHNVTFLLNGAPNQHGLLDTNVMDRFKEIGETFRQPKELQAIPENWLFRK, from the coding sequence ATGGATAATCAAGACTTGGTACAAAGACAACGATGGTTCGTGAATCAAAGACTTGGAATGTTTATTCACTTTAATAGCGCTACATTTCAGTTTGCCGAAACGGAGATGAAAGATTGGGAATATGGGCATGAGAATCAAGATGAACCTCGCAGATTCCCATTCGATCCAAAGGCTTGGAATCCGGACCAACTGGATTGCAAGCAATGGGCGAAGGCTGCCAAATCCGCGGGAATGAAATTTGCTGCACTGACCGCAAAGCATCATGAGGGATTCAGCTTATGGCCTACTCGGTATACAGAGCACTGCATCCGAAATGCAACCAGTCCTAGGGATGTTGTCAAGGAATATCTTGATGCGTTTAGGCAGGAAGGGATTGATGCGGGTCTCTATTTCTCAATGCTGGACCTGCACCATCAAATCGGCCGGAAAAAATGCACTCCAGATGATAAACAGTTTATAAAAAATCAAATCGAGGAATTGCTAACAAGTTATGGCGACATTCCATTTCTGATTATTGACGGCTGGAACGCTCATTGGGGTGGACCTAATTATGAGGACCTTCCTTTCGACGAAATTAATGATTTAGTTAAAAGATTGCAGCCGAAATGCTTATTGATGAATATTAGCTGTGAATCCACTCTGGATCATACGGATATTGTTTTTTATGAAAATGCTGCCGGGCAAGAAATAGAGGACTCGTTTGCAGGCCCAGGGGCGAGCTGTAATATACTGACGGAAACGTGGTTCTGGAGAGCGACGGATACGACGATGGAGCTTAAAACAACTGACTGGGTACTGGACAAAGTTCTTGATGCGAACAAACACAACGTGACATTCTTATTAAATGGTGCCCCAAATCAACATGGGTTGTTGGATACAAATGTTATGGACCGCTTTAAGGAAATCGGAGAAACATTTCGGCAGCCGAAAGAGCTTCAAGCTATTCCTGAAAACTGGTTGTTTAGAAAGTGA
- a CDS encoding sporulation protein YpjB produces the protein MSYRKRIGLLSVLVFLLWSYLAVPSYAEAFSVGTAAKGSAESERTEKLQRLETAAERLYNNMQQGNAPGALEAMEILIDALEGLSFKGLTSVEGIHALAESIMDTRETLARVEVSQDEWTGTSARLRLAVNSLNHREGALWLQYYKVMADNLQSMEKARTGGEPTILRGAFQEFKDRYEVIRSAAIIARDPAEITKFESWLSYVERLSNDKTLDMGALEHALDLGEGMLKELFGRRADEPVFLPITGYDNPWYWSTLIGGWIVLTLSYAGFRKYRANQNVSSVKREEDRYNHYRL, from the coding sequence GTGAGCTATAGGAAAAGGATCGGATTGTTGTCGGTGCTGGTATTCCTGTTATGGAGTTATTTAGCCGTGCCATCTTACGCTGAAGCATTCTCTGTAGGAACTGCTGCAAAGGGAAGCGCAGAGTCAGAGCGGACTGAGAAACTACAGAGACTTGAGACGGCGGCAGAACGCCTTTATAACAATATGCAACAAGGTAACGCACCGGGTGCACTAGAAGCGATGGAAATCCTCATCGACGCTCTTGAGGGACTGTCTTTCAAAGGGTTAACGTCTGTGGAAGGGATTCATGCGCTAGCGGAGAGCATTATGGATACTAGGGAGACATTAGCTAGAGTGGAAGTTTCACAAGATGAATGGACTGGGACGTCAGCAAGGCTGAGACTGGCTGTGAATAGCCTGAATCATCGTGAAGGGGCTTTATGGCTTCAGTATTACAAAGTTATGGCAGATAATCTTCAGAGCATGGAGAAAGCACGTACGGGTGGAGAACCTACGATACTACGGGGGGCATTTCAGGAATTCAAGGACCGTTATGAGGTAATTCGTTCTGCAGCAATCATTGCTCGTGATCCAGCAGAAATCACAAAATTTGAATCATGGCTGTCTTATGTTGAAAGACTGAGTAATGATAAGACATTAGACATGGGAGCACTAGAACACGCGCTTGATCTTGGTGAGGGTATGTTGAAAGAGCTGTTTGGTCGCAGGGCGGACGAGCCGGTGTTCTTACCCATTACAGGGTATGATAATCCTTGGTACTGGAGCACTCTAATCGGGGGCTGGATCGTTCTGACTTTATCATACGCGGGATTCCGTAAATATCGTGCCAACCAGAACGTTTCTTCAGTTAAAAGAGAAGAAGACCGCTATAATCATTATCGATTGTAA